Proteins found in one Chiloscyllium plagiosum isolate BGI_BamShark_2017 chromosome 23, ASM401019v2, whole genome shotgun sequence genomic segment:
- the alg12 gene encoding dol-P-Man:Man(7)GlcNAc(2)-PP-Dol alpha-1,6-mannosyltransferase isoform X3 produces MSQVSVPRKKQFIQRLYVYWTLKRQSRNGVPLLRRLQSHLQTQRSAQQKRTDDEQKNSMKEQLKYWQRLRHDLERARLLVELIRKREKLKREEVKVQQIAMELQLTPLTVMLRSVLEQLQEKDPAHIFAQPVSLKEVPDYLDHITHPMDFSTMRKRIEDHGYNNLDEFEADVNLIVDNCMKYNAKDTIFYRAAVRLRDQGGVILRQARREADRIGFDSETSMHLPEPPKCEITKPLTWEEVDRLLVPANREHMSLEVQLKELLDKLDMTCAMKSCGARCRRAKLLRKEINNIRLKLSQQKTQSEHMQTESSIVEDGSKSEQDGDAKSSVPPTLEPSDSLPLPPSSETPSEPPTLKPIEPSIDQSRLHKRVKFDSEVNSASVHNVTMNGHTADDLSNDDINNSKTDVVESSVDTSRHTSVLFRKPQSANPPKQAKNADTQPLQGQLGTKTFLSVVIPRLETLLQPRKRSRSLCGDSEGDGEKLPLERPDLALSNGYGNEEKPETPQTNTTDHQRRRCASESSICTSVSVVSNQASTISLPKCGKGKPALARRNPLEHRNELIACIENGNFAKAARIAAEVGQNSMWTSTDSSSALEPLKLIWAKCSGYPSYPALVIDPKMSRSGFRHNGVPIPVPPLDVLKVGEQMQRRAGEKLYLVLFFDNKRSWQWLPKSKVVPLGIDETIDKIKMMEGRTSSIRKSVRIAFDRAMLHRSRVQGEQTSDFSDID; encoded by the exons ATGAGTCAGGTGTCAGTGCCACGAAAGAAACAATTCATACAGCGATTGTATGTTTATTGGACACTCAAGCGACAATCAAGAAATGGTGTACCCCTACTTCGACGTTTACAGTCGCATCTGCAGACTCAGAGAAGTGCGCAACAG AAGAGAACAGATGATGAACAAAAAAACAGCATGAAGGAGCAGCTGAAATATTGGCAGAGGCTACGCCATGACTTAGAAAGGGCACGTTTACTGGTTGAACTTATTCGTAAACGTGAAAAACTAAAACGTGAAGAG GTCAAAGTTCAACAGATTGCTATGGAGCTCCAGCTGACACCCTTGACTGTTATGTTACGCTCTGTTTTGGAACAGCTTCAGGAAAAGGACCCTGCACATATATTTGCTCAGCCAGTGAGTTTAAAAGAG GTTCCAGACTATTTAGATCATATAACACACCCAATGGACTTCTCCACAATGAGAAAAAGGATAGAAGATCATGGTTATAATAATCTGGATGAATTTGAAGCTGATGTTAACCTTATTGTAGATAATTGTATGAAATACAATGCAAAGGACACAATATTTTACCGAGCAGCTGTGCGATTGAGAGATCAGGGTGGTGTCATCTTAAGACAGGCTCGTCGTGAAGCTGACCGAATAGGTTTTGACTCTGAAACTTCAATGCATTTGCCTGAACCACCAAAGTGTGAAATCACCAAGCCTTTGACATGGGAAGAGG TGGATAGATTATTAGTACCTGCAAATAGAGAGCATATGTCTTTGGAAGTGCAGCTGAAGGAGTTGCTGGACAAACTGGATATGACATGTGCAATGAAATCCTGTGGTGCCAGATGTAGACGTGCCAAGTTATTGCGAAAAGAAATTAATAACATCCGCTTAAAGTTAAGCCAGCAGAAGACTCAGAGTGAACATATGCAGACTGAAAGCAGCATAGTTGAAGATGGGTCAAAGTCAGAACAAGATG GTGATGCAAAGTCTTCAGTGCCACCTACTCTTGAGCCATCTGATTCTTTGCCTCTTCCGCCGTCTTCAGAAACTCCATCCGAACCACCCACCCTGAAACCAATAGAACCTAGCATTGACCAGAGTAGATTACATAAAAGAGTAAAGTTTGACAGTGAAGTGAATAGCGCTTCTGTGCACAATGTGACAATGAATGGACATACTGCAGATGACCTAAGTAACGATGACATCAATAACTCAAAAACTGATGTAGTTGAATCTTCAGTTGATACTAGTAGGCATACTTCTGTTTTATTCCGAAAACCCCAAAGTGCGAATCCTCCAAAACAAGCAAAAAATGCAGACACTCAGCCACTTCAAGGGCAGCTGGGAACAAAAACCTTCTTATCTGTGGTAATTCCAAGGCTAGAGACACTGTTACAGCCAAGGAAGCGGTCACGTAGCTTGTGTGGTGACTCTGAAGGAGATGGTGAAAAATTACCTCTCGAAAGACCTGACCTAG CATTATCCAATGGATATGGTAATGAGGAAAAACCAGAAACTCCACAAACCAATACAACTGATCATCAGCGTCGTCGTTGTGCTTCAGAATCAAGTATTTGCACCAGTGTCAGTGTGGTTTCCAACCAAGCAAG CACAATAAGCCTTCCAAAGTGTGGCAAAGGAAAGCCAGCATTAGCACGAAGAAACCCCCTGGAACACAGAAATGAGTTGATTGCTTGTATTGAAAATGGTAACTTTGCCAAAGCAGCCAGAATTGCAGCAG AAGTTGGCCAAAATAGCATGTGGACTTCCACAGATTCCAGTTCTGCCTTAGAGCCCTTAAAATTGATTTGGGCAAAATGTAGTGGTTATCCATCATATCCAGCATTG gtaATTGATCCAAAGATGTCTCGAAGTGGTTTTCGCCACAATGGAGTGCCTATACCTGTGCCCCCTCTTGATGTACTTAAAGTGGgagagcagatgcagcggagagcTGGAGAGAAGCTTTATCTTGTTTTGTTCTTTGACAACAAACGAAGCTG GCAGTGGCTTCCAAAATCCAAAGTGGTTCCACTTGGTATTGACGAAAccatagacaaaataaa